A section of the Cydia splendana chromosome 1, ilCydSple1.2, whole genome shotgun sequence genome encodes:
- the LOC134806062 gene encoding uncharacterized protein LOC134806062 has protein sequence MSSPPRSVIQTRRMKNEASSKLVENNGEPSAQQPQPMPEQQSENNMEAKKDLVKPQPPRSNKSVSSSVFMARKMQLELEAAECKARIDKELVDKKLALEIAALEVQSNRSDRSHRSASSSYKKVEEWLVRSDHVTEQKPHQELETTSYVNGEPTAVPADNPSAPCADYPAAAAARADYPAAAAARADFPVTAAARADFPAAAAGSTDKPPTKPAPQPATQPTPQPAVRTASLQSSRDPSDIEKLANALQSAISASTSKAHSPELVARLVTSKDLPLYFGDPMEWLQFKDAYEETTLRCKFSDSENVGRLRKCLRGDAKEAVVSMLSGKTDPKIIMQTLGLRFGHPEVIINKIVNQIKKLQPLSQAYHNEIVVFATKIKNFAVTARSIDQADYLRSPELINTVLSKCPSVLINRWGDYVYEHLYESKRSKFEHLSDFLELEAVKAASAGVSHIYSQADKNKKQHEERRGTQHPVLLMTDTEKCNFCKISSHQLPDCPRFKRAMRRDRWRYVRFSKLCFKCLISQHDKQTCPAAACNVDDCGQDHHKLLHWLPKNKNGLSENYVNFIDSEFAVQSNQTETADLSDYVNNINNNNKTVLLKVVSLVVHGPNGSKRACALLDDAASISLVSADLADTLGLRGYSKTLQVQGAWKNTELQCKSEIVNLTITNNTGESFDLCARKMSDLDLAVQKLSSVKFESYEQLKDYKQYVLHVDVKPQLLIGQDHYHLIEPVTIIRGSKNKPYLSRTPLGWCVHGNICAAPAGRLRNDAALLSTRAQPLHHLAPAPPAPAARADSLPMSYQLLPSCIDSANYLQHKVYNINTCYPETVTSVRNIDNWESQEENEALKNLTMMVRHSFELEAIGVTTKPRQSKDELQAISILEDTAKLVNGRWEVGLPWKSDAALPESHSMALRRLLCLERKFKKDVDYFSRYRERINHLFNNGYAREVNTCTITGRIWNLAHFGIDNPNKKKLRVVFDSAATSGGHCLNDFLLQGPDLLQSLLGIMFRFREGSIAWAGDIKDMFLRIRIREEDQNALRFLWRESTSEPVKTYAMTALIFGANCSPFVAQFIKNKNAQRFEADMPDAVNAIIKSHYMDDYLDSHDDEQTAVKIINDVLKIHNDGGFEMRNLTCNKPEILSHMPVETLSPSAIRFKIGGENLCERTLGLLWNPVIDSLGFDMSLKRIPDEILSFKQVPTKREVLRIVMSIFDIYGLLAPFTIKGRIIIQATWKLNINWNDQLPEQLFAAFREWITQMKTIKDLKIPRWYFLSPTQGDTLQLHVYCDASPSAYACVAYWRIVDNNNSIRVAFIASKSRVSPIKSTVTVPRMELQAAVLGCRLATVIENEHRIKPTARFFWSDSSTVLHWIRNENRNYKVFIANRLGEIDSLSKISEWYYVPTSMNIADAATKTNAYKLEANSEWFRGPAFLYLHTNEWPSTSENLDDVDEANLERVLTIDETCHSDLPVPDPGRFSSWRRLLGAMSTVIKFVNKCRRLPEQTEYDIMKQAESLIIRQAQQDTFGKELAALKTFKNIEKSSKLIKLSPFLDEYGVLRAGGRIGAATEIPAETKQPVILDGRHQVSRLIARHYHIQAAHGNQETVVNELKQKYWLIKLRPTVKYISSQCMLCRLRKAKPQVPRMGDLPAARMAHHQRAFTHCGVDLFGPMEVTVGRRREKRYAVLFTCLTVRAVHIEIVCSLTSDSLIMALRRMAARRGWPYCLYSDNATNLRGADIELKRAIQDIDTEALKKVGAAHDINWTFIPPLSPHWGGAWERLIGATKRSLRVILKERAPRDETLATLIAEVEGIMNSRPLTHVAVEPGSQEAITPNHFLIGSSSLLPVPGAFNDSEFFLRKQWRIAQRLADMFWKRWVKEVLPEMIPRTKWNQEVRPLQVGDIVLIVDPDGPRNVWPRGVIEETFAGKDGRVRVVTVRTKSATLKRPATRVALVPMGDECS, from the coding sequence ATGTCCAGTCCGCCGCGCAGTGTTATTCAAACGCGACGCATGAAGAATGAAGCATCTTCCAAGCTAGTGGAGAATAACGGAGAACCGTCAGCTCAGCAACCCCAGCCTATGCCTGAGCAGCAATCGGAAAATAATATGGAAGCCAAGAAAGACCTGGTGAAGCCGCAACCTCCGCGCAGTAATAAATCGGTATCCTCGTCGGTTTTTATGGCTAGAAAAATGCAGTTAGAACTAGAGGCTGCAGAGTGTAAGGCTAGAATCGACAAAGAACTAGTCGATAAAAAATTAGCTTTGGAGATCGCAGCTCTGGAAGTGCAATCAAATAGAAGTGACAGATCTCATCGTTCTGCTAGCTCCAGCTATAAAAAAGTTGAAGAATGGCTCGTGCGCAGTGATCACGTTACAGAACAAAAACCACATCAAGAACTCGAAACCACCAGCTACGTTAACGGCGAGCCGACCGCCGTCCCCGCCGATAACCCGAGCGCGCCGTGCGCCGACTACCCGGCCGCTGCCGCCGCTCGCGCCGACTacccggccgccgccgccgctcgcgCCGACTTCCCGGTCACCGCTGCCGCTCGCGCCGACTtcccggccgccgccgccggcagcACCGACAAGCCACCGACCAAGCCGGCTCCGCAACCTGCCACTCAGCCAACTCCGCAGCCAGCAGTTCGGACAGCATCACTGCAGTCTTCGCGTGATCCGAGCGACATCGAAAAATTAGCTAACGCTCTGCAAAGTGCTATTAGTGCCTCAACTTCAAAAGCCCACAGCCCTGAACTAGTAGCCAGGTTGGTAACATCTAAGGACTTGCCGTTGTACTTCGGAGACCCCATGGAATGGCTGCAATTTAAAGATGCTTATGAAGAGACAACATTGCGCTGTAAATTCAGTGACTCAGAAAACGTAGGCCGTTTGCGCAAATGTTTACGTGGCGATGCTAAGGAGGCAGTTGTATCGATGCTCAGCGGCAAAACTGATCCAAAGATTATCATGCAGACCCTCGGACTTCGTTTTGGACACCCGGAAgtgattattaacaaaatagTCAACCAGATcaagaaactgcaaccgctatCTCAAGCTTACCACAATGAAATTGTTGTTtttgctacaaaaataaaaaactttgcagtaaCTGCTCGCTCAATTGATCAAGCTGATTATTTACGGAGCCCGGAGCTAATAAACACCGTGCTGTCTAAGTGCCCAAGTGTCCTTATAAATCGGTGGGGTGACTACGTGTACGAACATTTATATGAAAGTAAAAGGTCAAAGTTCGAACATTTATCGGATTTTTTAGAGCTAGAGGCTGTAAAGGCTGCCTCAGCAGGAGTGTCTCACATTTACAGTCAAGCTGATAAGAATAAAAAACAGCATGAAGAGCGACGAGGTACCCAACACCCTGTTCTACTAATGACTGACACAGAAAAATGCAATTTCTGTAAAATATCTAGCCACCAACTGCCAGACTGTCCACGGTTCAAGCGAGCGATGCGGCGCGATCGCTGGCGTTATGTACGTTTTAGcaaattatgttttaaatgcTTAATATCGCAGCATGATAAGCAAACCTGCCCCGCCGCGGCCTGCAACGTGGATGACTGCGGCCAGGATCATCATAAATTACTACATTGGCTTCCAAAAAACAAGAATGGTTTAAGTGAGAACTATGTTAACTTTATTGACAGTGAATTTGCCGTACAATCTAACCAGACTGAAACCGCGGACTTAAGTGATTATgtaaataacataaacaataataaCAAGACAGTGCTATTGAAAGTAGTATCATTAGTGGTGCACGGACCTAATGGAAGCAAGCGAGCCTGCGCGCTACTTGATGACGCGGCATCGATATCTCTGGTATCAGCTGATCTCGCCGACACATTGGGCTTGCGCGGCTACAGTAAAACGTTACAAGTTCAAGGCGCTTGGAAAAATACAGAATTACAGTGCAAAAGTGAAATCGTAAACTTAACCATTACAAATAACACAGGTGAATCATTCGATCTGTGCGCGCGTAAAATGAGTGATCTTGATTTGGCAGTACAAAAACTATCTAGTGTTAAATTTGAGAGCTACGAACAGTTAAAAGACTATAAGCAATATGTATTGCACGTCGACGTTAAACCACAATTGTTAATTGGCCAGGACCATTATCATCTAATTGAACCTGTTACAATAATACGTGGAAGCAAAAATAAGCCTTATCTCTCACGCACACCGCTCGGCTGGTGTGTCCATGGTAACATATGCGCTGCGCCCGCCGGCCGGCTACGGAATGACGCAGCACTTTTATCAACGCGAGCGCAGCCACTGCATCACCTGGCGCCTGCACCCCCCGCCCCCGCGGCCCGCGCTGACTCATTGCCTATGTCTTATCAGCTGTTGCCGTCGTGCATAGATAGTGCgaattatttacaacataaGGTCTACAATATCAACACTTGCTATCCGGAAACTGTCACATCTGTTCGTAATATTGATAATTGGGAATCACAAGAGGAAAATGAAGCCCTAAAAAACTTAACTATGATGGTACGTCATTCATTTGAACTGGAGGCAATCGGTGTTACTACGAAACCTCGACAGAGCAAAGACGAGTTACAGGCGATTTCAATTCTCGAAGACACTGCCAAGCTAGTTAATGGAAGATGGGAAGTTGGCTTGCCATGGAAATCTGATGCAGCCCTGCCGGAATCGCATTCTATGGCCTTAAGAAGATTACTTTGCCTCgaaagaaaatttaaaaaagatgTGGATTATTTTTCCCGCTATCGTGAAAGAATAAACCATTTGTTTAACAATGGGTACGCTCGAGAAGTAAACACTTGCACAATTACGGGACGCATATGGAATTTGGCTCACTTTGGAATTGATAATCCAAATAAAAAGAAATTAAGGGTTGTTTTCGACTCTGCAGCGACCTCTGGCGGACATTGCTTGAACGATTTTTTATTGCAAGGTCCAGATTTACTTCAATCGCTTTTGGGAATTATGTTCCGGTTCAGGGAGGGTTCCATCGCTTGGGCCGGAGACATTAAAGACATGTTTCTTCGAATAAGGATTAGAGAGGAAGATCAGAACGCGCTGCGGTTTTTATGGCGCGAAAGTACCTCAGAGCCTGTGAAGACATACGCCATGACGGCTTTGATTTTTGGTGCGAACTGCTCACCGTTCGTTGcacaatttattaaaaataaaaacgcacaACGTTTCGAAGCTGACATGCCTGACGCCGTGAACGCTATAATTAAATCCCATTATATGGACGACTACTTGGATAGCCACGACGACGAACAAACAGCTGTCAAAATTATCAATGATGTTTTGAAAATCCACAACGATGGCGGATTTGAAATGAGAAATTTAACATGCAACAAACCGGAAATATTAAGTCATATGCCAGTTGAGACCTTGAGCCCTAGCGCAATAAGGTTTAAAATCGGTGGCGAAAACCTTTGCGAGCGAACGTTGGGATTGTTATGGAATCCCGTTATCGACTCGCTCGGCTTTGATATGTCGCTCAAGCGTATTCCTGATGAGATATTGTCATTTAAGCAAGTGCCTACGAAGCGAGAAGTGCTTCGCATTGTCATGTCTATTTTTGACATATACGGCCTACTTGCACCTTTCACAATAAAAGGAAGAATAATTATACAAGCGACATGGAAATTAAACATCAACTGGAACGACCAACTACCTGAACAATTATTTGCTGCCTTTCGTGAATGGATAACTCAAATGAAGACTATCAAGGACTTGAAAATACCTAGGTGGTATTTCCTCAGCCCCACCCAAGGTGACACACTGCAGCTACACGTTTATTGCGACGCTTCACCGAGCGCCTACGCATGCGTTGCTTATTGGCGTATAGTCGACAACAATAACAGCATACGGGTTGCTTTTATTGCCAGCAAGAGCCGTGTGTCCCCAATTAAATCTACGGTGACTGTACCTCGTATGGAGCTCCAAGCTGCGGTGCTGGGGTGTCGCTTAGCAACAGTCATAGAAAATGAACACAGAATTAAACCTACCGCACGTTTTTTCTGGTCAGATTCTTCAACAGTTCTTCACTGGATAAGAAACGAAAACAGGAACTACAAAGTGTTTATCGCGAACAGACTGGGAGAAATTGACTCGCTAAGTAAAATATCAGAGTGGTACTACGTTCCTACAAGTATGAATATAGCAGATGCAGCGACCAAAACAAACGCGTACAAATTAGAGGCAAACAGTGAATGGTTCAGGGGTCCAGCTTTTCTATACTTACACACCAACGAATGGCCATCCACATCTGAAAACCTTGACGATGTGGATGAAGCAAATCTAGAGAGAGTACTTACCATAGACGAGACCTGCCACAGCGATTTACCGGTTCCAGATCCTGGCAGATTTTCATCCTGGCGGCGTCTTTTAGGAGCTATGTCGACCGTCATAAAATTCGTGAACAAGTGCAGAAGATTACCTGAGCAGACTGAGTACGACATCATGAAACAGGCAGAGAGTCTAATAATACGCCAAGCCCAGCAAGACACATTCGGAAAAGAATTGGCTGCActaaaaacctttaaaaatatagaaaaaagcAGTAAGCTAATCAAACTATCGCCGTTCCTAGATGAGTATGGCGTTCTGCGTGCTGGTGGGCGAATTGGTGCAGCTACCGAAATTCCCGCGGAAACCAAGCAGCCTGTCATTTTGGATGGCCGCCACCAAGTATCAAGATTAATTGCCAGACATTATCATATTCAAGCAGCCCACGGAAATCAGGAGACTGTGGTGAACGAATTAAAGCAAAAATATTGGCTCATAAAACTACGACCTACTGTAAAATACATATCAAGCCAGTGTATGCTATGCAGACTTCGAAAAGCAAAGCCCCAGGTTCCCAGAATGGGCGATTTACCTGCAGCCCGTATGGCACACCACCAGCGTGCTTTTACGCATTGCGGCGTCGACCTATTTGGCCCAATGGAAGTTACCGTCGGGAGACGCAGGGAGAAGAGGTACGCTGTATTATTTACTTGCTTGACAGTGAGGgcagtacatatagaaatagtCTGTTCACTCACGTCAGATTCTCTCATAATGGCTCTGCGTCGTATGGCAGCCAGAAGAGGCTGGCCGTATTGCCTTTACTCTGACAACGCCACTAATCTTCGCGGGGCCGACATTGAATTAAAACGAGCAATTCAGGACATCGACACCGAGGCACTGAAGAAAGTAGGAGCGGCACACGATATAAACTGGACGTTTATCCCTCCTCTCAGTCCCCACTGGGGAGGCGCCTGGGAGCGACTAATCGGAGCTACAAAGAGATCTCTTAGAGTAATCCTTAAAGAGCGTGCGCCCCGCGACGAGACTCTCGCTACTCTAATAGCTGAGGTGGAGGGGATAATGAACAGTCGCCCTTTGACCCACGTTGCCGTTGAGCCGGGGAGTCAAGAAGCTATTACACCAAATCACTTCTTGATTGGCTCATCTTCCCTGCTCCCAGTGCCGGGAGCATTCAACGACTCAGAGTTCTTCCTGCGTAAGCAATGGCGCATAGCGCAACGCCTTGCGGATATGTTCTGGAAGAGATGGGTCAAGGAAGTACTACCCGAAATGATACCACGAACCAAGTGGAACCAAGAAGTGAGGCCGCTACAGGTGGGAGACATTGTGTTAATAGTTGACCCTGACGGCCCCAGAAATGTATGGCCACGAGGCGTAATAGAAGAGACATTCGCAGGCAAAGACGGCCGAGTAAGGGTAGTTACAGTGAGAACAAAATCTGCAACACTGAAACGACCTGCCACACGCGTCGCACTGGTTCCCATGGGAGATGAGTGCAGCTAG